One segment of Anatilimnocola aggregata DNA contains the following:
- a CDS encoding Ig-like domain-containing protein has protein sequence MKKHHPSLAQRTIASLKKIWSRRESAESRNEDLRGRKKAFLFESLENRSLMAGDLGNVPDYGTPDNDDTPAITSNSAGEASIVANDLVAFAKLLTAANIKFYGAAWNPATTATKNLFQDGAQYLNFIEVTNPDRTLNATGSANSISIFPTWVFQDSSRLTGELTLAQIATKAGIAIPQTSTPYLAEIDDKTLLGGSPLMVGLDGYDPNGGTITYTVTSDNPSLVQPTVLTGNQSLRMNVEGYGSMVYQLFDNYAPRVTSRIKQLVSSGFYSGVTFHRVINDFVIQGGDPTGTGSGGSSFPDFADQFNVNLQHNRSGLLSMAKSLDDTNDSQFFITEELNQGWFVTLSGSPTGGTFTLSYQGQTTGAISFDNSSMTNTATSMQNALAALTKIGAGNIQVTHSPQMSGNTVLENRRFYVEFTNELGKQNLMPVTGSGTGLTGGTSPALSIVEGPRSARHLDFNHSIFGAMVEGETNRDAISNVPVNGSDKPLTNVVISSMEIFNDTENGMLQLFAAEGASGSANITVTATDADGQIFTRTFRVDVKADTVDGKPFLADIDPISITQGGSTTFQMQATDVEGNAITYQAVKPSNNTVDYTLNVNNSTGQVTITPPTGFVGTFNVIMRVRASTAADVEGSYDSQLVQVNVGPSGTPTLDLNDASDTGSSNSDNVTNASTLNFTISGVTNGATVKLYNGNTVIAQGVATGTSITLPTVAISSLGTGTYQISASQTVNGAEGARSANLELKFDNTAPGAFSSTATTEATVGTNYVYNAQSADEGTAGYLYSLVSGAPAGVSINAQTGVVSWNPTVAQVGSQTFAIQGTDLAGNSVLQTVNVNVVAPAPKDVDFILKIVDANGEILNNLTVGQEFFLVGYVSDTRDDSESEDYGIFAFYADVTYSSNVMVNGAIQPGSTYTGSRSGSTATAGVIDELGGIAGLTPVGRGEFEFFRVPMKAIAGGTVTISSDQADSEVDIAMYGAAAPTQPDDVNYGTTTASVGLSFAAVNDTFNFDEDSTNQLVSPLSNDTVENGNFSELTITEVGTTNNGGTVTIAADGKSLRYTPAPNFAGLDTFTYTIKRGTGTETTTGTINVQVQPVNDPPVGVDDTATVAEDSTNNSIDVLGNDTSGPDINETRIVSAVTQGSNGGTITIGPGGNSVRYTPAANFKGTETFTYTVQDNGGLTDTATVTVTVTDSNDNPVANPDTATTTEDIATPITINVLANDNSGDETGETLIVQSAGSASNGGTVAVVAGGAGVTYKPAANFTGTETFTYTISDGNGGTATATVTVTVTAVNDPPTATNDTLNAFKNSTTTMQVLANDSSAPDTGETFTVTAVTQGTAGGTIAISAGGGSVTYTPAANYTGSDTFTYTITDSGGLSATATVTVTVQNFVPSSLAGFVFKNGDSGPLEGVTITLTGTDVNNTTVNRTIKTDSNGAYKFDALIPGTYKIKETQPALINDGTDTIGSQGGTVANDEFTITLAQGTDGTNNNFGEAGVQLTTTTGTTTTFNFRKSDLFSHNSSNYVLAAVDSATGSAWLSDVGTTFADGMSSTLVTQQNGNELKIEVKNGTSPAQTATVSMTSPHVRAVGKVGNTTLYRLRGNSSFYNFAPVTATTTSNESAGEFVDDSLAASVAANNNSSDDNSGSAGEYVDPNEAAAVDALMALMGSDQDDEDDGNDSN, from the coding sequence ATGAAGAAGCACCACCCGAGCCTTGCACAACGCACCATCGCCTCGTTGAAGAAGATCTGGAGCCGTCGCGAATCGGCCGAATCACGCAACGAAGACCTGCGGGGCCGCAAGAAGGCGTTCTTGTTCGAATCGCTCGAAAATCGCTCGCTAATGGCTGGCGATCTCGGCAACGTTCCCGATTACGGCACACCGGACAACGACGATACTCCGGCCATCACGTCCAACAGCGCCGGCGAAGCTTCCATCGTGGCGAACGATCTGGTCGCGTTTGCCAAACTGCTGACGGCTGCCAATATCAAGTTCTATGGAGCAGCTTGGAATCCGGCCACAACAGCGACAAAGAACCTGTTTCAAGACGGTGCCCAATATCTCAACTTTATTGAGGTCACCAACCCCGACCGAACTCTAAACGCAACGGGCAGCGCCAACAGCATCAGCATCTTCCCGACTTGGGTCTTTCAGGACAGCTCGCGTTTGACCGGCGAATTGACGCTGGCACAGATTGCGACCAAGGCGGGCATTGCGATTCCGCAGACCAGCACGCCTTACCTGGCGGAAATCGACGACAAGACCCTGCTGGGTGGTTCGCCACTAATGGTCGGCCTCGATGGCTACGATCCTAACGGCGGCACGATTACTTACACCGTCACCAGCGACAACCCGAGCCTGGTTCAGCCGACCGTTCTGACCGGCAACCAAAGCCTGCGGATGAACGTCGAAGGCTACGGCTCGATGGTCTATCAGCTGTTCGATAACTACGCGCCGCGCGTGACCAGCCGGATCAAGCAGTTGGTTTCGAGTGGCTTTTATAGTGGCGTGACGTTCCATCGCGTTATCAACGACTTCGTGATTCAAGGTGGCGATCCCACCGGCACAGGTTCGGGCGGTTCATCCTTCCCCGACTTCGCCGATCAATTTAATGTGAACCTGCAGCACAATCGCTCGGGCCTGTTGTCGATGGCTAAGAGCCTCGACGACACCAACGATTCGCAATTCTTCATTACCGAAGAATTGAACCAGGGCTGGTTCGTCACTCTTAGTGGTTCGCCCACCGGTGGCACGTTCACGCTCAGCTATCAGGGACAGACGACTGGGGCGATTTCCTTTGATAACTCGAGCATGACAAATACGGCGACCAGCATGCAGAACGCGCTGGCTGCCCTGACCAAGATTGGCGCGGGGAACATTCAGGTTACGCATTCGCCGCAAATGAGCGGTAATACCGTCCTTGAGAATCGCCGATTTTACGTTGAATTCACGAACGAACTGGGCAAGCAGAACCTGATGCCAGTGACCGGCAGTGGTACTGGCCTCACCGGCGGCACTTCACCGGCCTTGTCGATTGTCGAAGGTCCGCGCTCGGCTCGGCACCTGGATTTCAATCACTCGATCTTTGGTGCGATGGTCGAGGGTGAGACTAATCGCGATGCAATTAGCAACGTCCCGGTCAATGGGAGCGATAAGCCGCTGACGAACGTCGTCATCAGCTCGATGGAGATCTTTAATGACACCGAAAACGGCATGCTGCAGCTTTTTGCTGCCGAAGGTGCCAGCGGTTCCGCCAATATTACGGTGACGGCCACCGATGCCGACGGCCAAATCTTCACGCGGACCTTCCGCGTCGATGTGAAGGCCGACACCGTCGATGGAAAGCCATTCCTCGCCGATATCGACCCGATCTCGATTACTCAGGGAGGTTCGACCACCTTCCAGATGCAGGCGACCGACGTCGAAGGGAACGCAATCACCTATCAAGCTGTAAAGCCCAGCAACAACACCGTCGACTACACCCTGAACGTGAACAACAGCACGGGCCAGGTGACGATTACGCCGCCAACCGGCTTCGTCGGGACATTCAACGTCATCATGCGAGTGCGGGCCAGCACCGCGGCCGACGTCGAAGGGAGTTACGACTCGCAGCTTGTGCAAGTGAACGTCGGCCCATCGGGAACGCCGACGCTCGACCTGAACGACGCCTCGGATACAGGCAGCAGCAACTCAGACAACGTTACCAACGCCAGCACCCTGAACTTCACCATCTCGGGCGTGACGAATGGAGCCACCGTCAAGCTGTACAACGGCAACACGGTTATCGCCCAGGGCGTTGCCACGGGAACTTCGATCACGCTCCCCACTGTCGCTATCTCATCGCTCGGCACAGGCACGTATCAGATTTCTGCCAGTCAGACGGTGAATGGAGCCGAAGGGGCTCGCTCGGCGAATCTCGAACTTAAGTTCGACAACACGGCTCCTGGGGCCTTCAGTTCGACCGCTACGACCGAAGCGACCGTGGGCACGAACTATGTGTACAACGCCCAAAGTGCCGATGAAGGAACCGCTGGTTACCTCTATTCGCTGGTGAGCGGTGCGCCTGCAGGCGTGTCGATCAACGCTCAAACGGGCGTCGTGAGTTGGAACCCGACGGTCGCGCAAGTTGGCTCGCAGACGTTCGCCATTCAAGGGACCGACCTGGCCGGCAACAGTGTGTTGCAAACGGTCAACGTCAACGTGGTTGCTCCGGCACCCAAGGATGTTGATTTCATCCTGAAGATTGTGGATGCCAACGGGGAAATCTTAAACAACCTGACAGTTGGTCAGGAGTTCTTTCTCGTCGGATATGTTTCCGATACCCGCGACGACAGCGAGAGCGAAGACTACGGTATTTTTGCCTTTTACGCCGACGTGACCTACTCGTCGAACGTGATGGTGAACGGAGCGATCCAGCCTGGCAGTACTTACACTGGCAGTCGCAGTGGCTCGACAGCGACGGCTGGCGTAATCGACGAATTGGGTGGCATCGCCGGTTTGACCCCTGTCGGTCGTGGCGAATTCGAGTTCTTCCGGGTGCCGATGAAGGCAATTGCTGGTGGTACGGTTACGATTTCATCCGATCAGGCCGACTCGGAAGTTGATATCGCCATGTACGGCGCTGCGGCACCCACGCAGCCTGACGATGTAAACTACGGCACTACGACTGCTTCGGTCGGTCTGTCGTTTGCCGCGGTCAACGACACCTTCAACTTCGACGAAGATTCCACCAACCAACTGGTCAGTCCGCTCTCGAACGACACAGTCGAAAACGGCAACTTCAGCGAACTGACGATCACGGAAGTCGGAACCACGAACAACGGCGGCACCGTCACGATCGCTGCCGATGGCAAGTCGCTGCGATATACGCCGGCCCCGAATTTTGCCGGTTTGGATACCTTCACCTACACCATCAAGCGTGGCACCGGCACCGAAACGACTACCGGCACCATTAACGTGCAGGTGCAACCAGTGAACGACCCGCCGGTGGGTGTCGATGACACCGCCACGGTCGCCGAAGACAGCACCAACAACTCGATTGACGTTCTCGGGAACGACACGAGCGGTCCCGATATCAACGAAACTCGCATCGTTTCCGCAGTCACCCAAGGGAGCAACGGCGGTACGATCACGATCGGCCCCGGTGGCAACTCGGTTCGCTACACACCGGCTGCGAACTTTAAGGGAACGGAAACATTCACCTACACCGTGCAAGATAACGGCGGCTTGACCGACACTGCCACTGTTACCGTGACGGTAACGGACTCCAACGACAATCCGGTGGCCAATCCCGATACGGCAACGACGACCGAAGACATTGCCACGCCCATCACCATCAACGTGCTGGCAAACGATAACAGCGGCGACGAAACGGGCGAAACTCTGATCGTGCAGAGTGCTGGTTCGGCCAGCAACGGCGGTACAGTCGCAGTTGTTGCTGGTGGTGCAGGTGTCACCTACAAGCCAGCTGCCAACTTCACCGGTACGGAGACGTTTACCTACACCATCAGCGATGGCAATGGCGGCACCGCCACGGCCACCGTGACGGTCACGGTAACTGCCGTCAACGATCCGCCGACGGCGACCAACGACACGCTCAATGCATTCAAGAACAGCACGACCACGATGCAAGTGCTGGCCAACGATTCGAGCGCGCCCGACACTGGCGAAACGTTCACCGTTACCGCAGTCACGCAAGGAACTGCGGGGGGCACCATCGCCATCTCTGCAGGCGGCGGCAGTGTGACCTACACGCCCGCTGCGAATTACACCGGCTCCGATACCTTCACCTATACCATCACGGATTCCGGCGGTTTGTCGGCCACGGCTACGGTCACCGTCACCGTGCAGAACTTCGTTCCGTCTTCGCTCGCAGGCTTCGTATTTAAGAATGGAGACAGCGGCCCGCTCGAAGGTGTGACAATTACGCTGACCGGAACCGACGTGAACAATACCACCGTCAACCGCACGATTAAGACCGACTCCAACGGTGCTTACAAGTTCGATGCTTTGATTCCTGGTACCTACAAGATCAAGGAAACACAACCCGCGCTCATTAACGATGGGACCGACACCATCGGCAGCCAAGGTGGCACCGTCGCCAACGATGAGTTCACGATCACGCTGGCTCAAGGGACCGACGGCACGAATAACAACTTCGGTGAAGCGGGCGTCCAGTTGACGACCACCACCGGAACCACGACGACCTTCAACTTCCGCAAGAGCGATCTGTTCTCGCACAACAGTTCGAACTATGTGCTGGCCGCTGTCGATAGCGCGACCGGCAGTGCTTGGCTGTCGGATGTCGGGACTACCTTTGCCGACGGAATGTCGTCGACCCTGGTAACCCAGCAGAATGGCAACGAACTGAAGATTGAAGTGAAAAACGGCACTTCGCCGGCCCAAACGGCCACCGTGAGCATGACCAGCCCTCATGTCCGCGCGGTTGGCAAGGTTGGCAATACGACGCTCTATCGCCTCCGCGGCAATTCGAGCTTCTATAACTTTGCACCGGTGACGGCCACCACCACGAGCAACGAGTCGGCTGGTGAGTTTGTCGATGACAGTCTGGCCGCCTCGGTTGCCGCCAATAACAATTCCAGCGACGACAACTCGGGTTCTGCTGGCGAATACGTCGACCCGAATGAGGCCGCTGCCGTCGATGCCCTGATGGCGCTGATGGGCAGCGACCAGGACGACGAAGACGATGGCAACGACAGCAACTAG
- a CDS encoding sugar phosphate isomerase/epimerase family protein produces MPLSSVTISLVPEARGGPFVFWDDLPAACAAAQQLGFDAIEIFPPGPEAIDVAAVRQLLGEHQLQLAAMGTGAGWVKHRLHLTHADPTIRTRAKDFIRSIIDTAGPLGAPAIIGSMQGRWGEDVSREQGFAWLGEALVELGSYARQYNVPLIYEPLNRYETNYCTTVQQGVALLQQAGATNALLLADLFHMNIEEPDLPAAIRAGGGYIGHIHLVDSNRRPAGLGHLDFAPLAAALRDINYSRFLSAEALPYPDSYAAAQQTIETFNKFFKL; encoded by the coding sequence ATGCCACTCTCCAGTGTGACCATCAGCCTTGTGCCCGAAGCGCGCGGCGGTCCCTTTGTCTTTTGGGACGATTTGCCGGCCGCTTGTGCCGCGGCGCAGCAATTGGGTTTCGATGCGATCGAGATCTTTCCTCCCGGGCCCGAAGCCATTGATGTCGCCGCTGTCAGGCAGCTCCTCGGCGAACATCAGTTGCAACTGGCGGCGATGGGAACTGGCGCAGGCTGGGTGAAACATCGGCTACACTTGACGCACGCCGATCCCACGATTCGCACGCGGGCCAAGGATTTCATTCGCTCGATCATCGATACCGCCGGGCCCCTTGGTGCGCCAGCCATTATCGGTTCGATGCAAGGCCGCTGGGGCGAAGATGTCAGCCGCGAACAAGGCTTCGCCTGGCTGGGTGAAGCGCTCGTCGAACTTGGCAGTTATGCGCGGCAATACAACGTGCCGCTGATCTACGAACCTTTGAACCGCTACGAGACCAACTACTGCACCACGGTTCAGCAAGGCGTGGCCCTCCTGCAACAAGCGGGGGCGACCAACGCTTTGCTTCTCGCCGATCTGTTTCACATGAACATTGAAGAGCCCGATCTTCCTGCTGCCATTCGCGCGGGAGGGGGATACATTGGGCACATTCATCTGGTCGATTCGAACCGTCGTCCCGCCGGGCTGGGCCACCTCGACTTCGCTCCCCTGGCTGCCGCGCTTCGCGACATTAACTACAGCCGCTTTCTCTCCGCCGAAGCCTTGCCATACCCTGACTCTTACGCTGCCGCGCAACAAACGATCGAAACCTTCAACAAGTTCTTCAAATTGTAG
- a CDS encoding RbsD/FucU family protein, which translates to MLNHKLIHPEINAILGRAGHHSTILIADGNYPAASKRGPRAELVSLNLMPGVVTCTQVLEAILSAVPIEAIHTMMYETEGPYALKGDPEVWESYRQTLKAAGSSLKLEPIEKWKFYDAVVTPDHVLTVQTADQQRYANVLLHIGVRM; encoded by the coding sequence ATGCTTAACCACAAACTGATCCATCCTGAAATCAACGCGATTCTCGGCCGGGCAGGGCACCATTCGACGATTTTGATCGCCGATGGCAATTACCCCGCAGCCTCCAAGCGCGGGCCGCGCGCGGAGCTGGTGTCGCTCAATCTGATGCCTGGGGTGGTGACGTGTACGCAGGTGCTGGAGGCGATTCTGTCGGCCGTGCCGATCGAGGCGATTCACACCATGATGTACGAAACGGAAGGCCCGTATGCCCTCAAGGGGGATCCCGAGGTTTGGGAATCTTATCGCCAAACATTGAAAGCGGCGGGCTCTTCGTTGAAACTGGAGCCCATCGAGAAATGGAAGTTCTACGATGCGGTCGTCACGCCCGACCATGTGCTGACCGTGCAAACCGCCGATCAACAGCGGTATGCGAACGTGCTGTTGCACATTGGGGTGAGGATGTAG
- a CDS encoding response regulator — MSKKVLVADDSSTMRKIILRSLQAVGVPDAAEAADGEEAVNMFQQATYDMVLTDWNMPKKNGLDVIREIRAINATVPIIMVTTEAEKTRVLEAIQAGVSDYLVKPFTADTLRQKLEKFGC; from the coding sequence ATGAGCAAGAAGGTTTTGGTTGCGGACGATTCCAGCACGATGCGAAAGATTATCTTGCGCTCGCTGCAAGCCGTGGGCGTGCCAGATGCTGCCGAAGCAGCTGACGGCGAAGAAGCGGTCAACATGTTTCAGCAAGCCACGTACGACATGGTGCTGACCGACTGGAACATGCCCAAGAAGAACGGCCTCGACGTGATTCGCGAGATCCGCGCGATTAACGCCACGGTACCGATCATCATGGTGACGACCGAAGCCGAAAAGACCCGCGTCCTCGAAGCCATTCAGGCCGGCGTTTCCGACTACCTGGTGAAGCCTTTCACCGCCGACACGCTCCGTCAGAAGCTCGAAAAGTTCGGCTGCTAG
- the gyrA gene encoding DNA gyrase subunit A — MPVDPSSSDPPVPPVSDRDRAQDQPIEDELKESYLVYAMSVIVSRALPDVRDGLKPSQRRILVAMNDLNLGPNAGRVKCAKISGDTSGNYHPHGESVIYPTLVRMAQDWNMRHVLIDKQGNFGSIAGLPPAAMRYTEARLSPIAALMLDDLDRDTVDFLPTYDERALEPTVLPSKFPNLLVNGTQGIAVGMATSIPPHNLREICDGMIRVIDEPEVSMDELLELIPGPDFPTGGMICGRAGIRRGYLTGRSTITVRARAKIEEYKKDRYRIVVTEIPYQAMRDNVMEKIAALVNEEKIKGISSVTDYSDLKQPVHIVIELKRDADPEVVLAQLYQFSPLQDSFSIILLALVDGKPRNLTLKQMLEEFLRHRVTVIRRRTQFLLAKARKRKHTVEGLLLALANIDEIIRIIRQSRTVAEAKSGLMNVEAPAAMMERALGPEGFKFFQSERGVAAGYRLTAVQADAILRMTLSQLVNLEQERLGGEHAELLAEMAEYLRILSDENNIRAIIREDLTEIKRKFGEDRRTELSGTEIGHVDLEDLITEETMVVSISHKGYIKRTPSSVYRAQRRGGKGLKGAETEGEEDPIEHLFVASTHAYLMFFTNMGKVYWQKVYDLPELKRDSKGRAIVNLLNLAPGEKIAQCLAIRDYDLPEHYLIMGTRNGLVKKTPLAQYSRPKKTGIIAINLVEGDELVSVAIAKPGDELILSSAKGQAVRFRQSTVRSSGRNAQGVKGIKLRKEDYCVGMVVADPDATLLTVCEKGYGKRTPIGPNSGIPDVPESELPEDGSVPEAVAEAAAEVDEPAGEDGEAGDSSGSRYPTKGRGTMGVRDIKTTNRNGPVVAIAVVRDGDELLMMTARGKLQRIAAGEISVIGRNTQGVRIMSLDDTDALVAVVRVPKEEVEVLDAPQAVPGIAPPSSPLAPPPELPEDDEASS; from the coding sequence TTGCCCGTTGATCCCAGTTCTTCGGACCCTCCCGTTCCCCCTGTAAGTGATCGCGACCGGGCTCAGGATCAGCCCATCGAAGACGAGTTGAAAGAGAGCTACCTGGTCTACGCGATGAGCGTGATCGTGAGCCGCGCGCTGCCGGACGTGCGCGACGGGCTCAAGCCTTCGCAGCGGCGCATTCTGGTCGCTATGAACGACTTGAACCTGGGTCCCAACGCGGGCCGCGTGAAGTGCGCCAAGATCTCGGGCGATACCAGCGGTAACTATCACCCGCACGGCGAAAGCGTGATCTATCCCACGCTGGTCCGCATGGCCCAAGACTGGAACATGCGGCACGTGCTGATCGACAAGCAAGGGAACTTCGGTTCGATCGCTGGTCTGCCCCCAGCCGCCATGCGATATACCGAAGCCCGCTTGTCCCCCATCGCCGCGCTGATGCTGGACGATCTCGATCGCGACACGGTCGACTTCCTGCCCACTTACGACGAACGGGCTCTTGAGCCCACGGTGCTGCCGAGCAAGTTCCCAAACCTGCTGGTGAACGGCACGCAGGGGATCGCGGTCGGCATGGCGACCAGCATTCCGCCGCACAACCTGCGCGAAATCTGCGATGGCATGATCCGCGTCATCGATGAGCCCGAAGTCTCGATGGACGAACTGCTCGAACTGATTCCCGGCCCCGACTTCCCCACCGGCGGCATGATCTGCGGCCGGGCGGGAATTCGCCGCGGCTATCTGACGGGCCGCAGTACGATTACCGTGCGCGCCCGCGCCAAGATCGAAGAGTACAAGAAAGATCGCTATCGCATTGTGGTCACGGAAATCCCGTACCAGGCGATGCGCGACAACGTGATGGAAAAGATCGCGGCCCTGGTCAACGAAGAGAAGATCAAGGGGATCAGCAGCGTCACCGATTACAGCGACTTGAAGCAGCCGGTCCATATCGTCATCGAACTCAAACGCGATGCCGACCCCGAAGTGGTGCTGGCCCAGTTGTATCAATTCTCGCCGCTGCAGGATTCGTTCTCGATCATTCTGCTGGCGCTGGTCGACGGCAAGCCGCGCAATCTGACGCTCAAGCAGATGCTGGAGGAATTCCTGCGGCATCGCGTGACGGTGATTCGTCGCCGGACGCAGTTCCTGCTGGCGAAGGCCCGCAAACGCAAGCACACGGTCGAAGGTTTGCTGCTGGCCTTGGCCAATATCGACGAGATCATCCGCATCATCCGCCAATCGCGCACGGTCGCCGAAGCGAAGTCTGGCTTGATGAATGTCGAAGCTCCCGCGGCGATGATGGAGCGCGCACTCGGCCCAGAAGGTTTTAAGTTCTTCCAGTCGGAACGAGGCGTAGCTGCCGGCTATCGCCTAACGGCAGTCCAAGCCGATGCAATCCTGCGCATGACGCTGAGCCAACTCGTCAATCTCGAGCAGGAACGCCTGGGTGGCGAGCATGCCGAACTCTTGGCCGAAATGGCCGAGTACTTGCGCATCCTCTCTGACGAAAACAACATTCGCGCGATCATTCGCGAAGACCTGACCGAAATCAAGCGGAAGTTCGGCGAAGATCGTCGTACGGAACTCAGCGGTACCGAGATCGGCCACGTCGATTTGGAAGATCTGATCACCGAAGAGACGATGGTGGTCTCGATCTCGCACAAGGGCTACATCAAGCGTACACCTTCGAGCGTCTATCGCGCTCAGCGGCGCGGTGGCAAGGGACTCAAGGGAGCCGAGACTGAGGGTGAAGAAGATCCCATCGAGCACCTGTTCGTCGCCAGCACCCACGCGTACCTGATGTTCTTTACGAACATGGGGAAGGTCTATTGGCAGAAGGTTTATGACCTGCCCGAGCTCAAGCGCGACTCGAAAGGGCGGGCCATCGTCAATCTGCTCAACCTGGCCCCGGGCGAAAAGATTGCTCAGTGCCTCGCCATTCGCGATTACGACTTGCCCGAGCACTACCTGATTATGGGTACCCGCAACGGGCTGGTGAAAAAGACGCCACTGGCGCAGTACAGCCGGCCGAAGAAGACGGGCATCATCGCCATCAATCTGGTCGAGGGTGATGAGCTCGTGAGCGTGGCGATTGCCAAGCCCGGCGATGAGTTGATCCTATCGTCGGCCAAGGGGCAGGCGGTTCGTTTCCGTCAATCGACGGTGCGCAGTTCGGGCCGCAATGCCCAAGGGGTGAAGGGAATCAAGCTGCGAAAAGAAGACTACTGCGTGGGAATGGTCGTCGCCGATCCCGACGCTACGCTGCTGACCGTTTGCGAAAAGGGTTATGGCAAGCGAACTCCGATCGGCCCGAACAGTGGCATTCCCGATGTTCCTGAAAGCGAATTGCCCGAAGATGGCAGTGTGCCGGAAGCTGTGGCCGAAGCGGCCGCTGAAGTCGATGAACCCGCCGGGGAAGATGGTGAAGCTGGCGATTCGTCGGGGAGTCGTTATCCCACCAAGGGACGCGGTACGATGGGCGTGCGCGACATCAAGACCACCAATCGCAATGGTCCCGTCGTGGCCATTGCCGTGGTTCGCGATGGCGACGAACTGCTGATGATGACGGCCCGCGGCAAATTGCAGCGGATCGCAGCGGGCGAAATCAGCGTGATTGGTCGTAACACCCAAGGGGTGCGGATCATGTCGCTGGACGATACCGATGCGCTGGTTGCCGTGGTGCGCGTGCCCAAGGAAGAAGTGGAAGTGCTGGATGCTCCGCAGGCTGTCCCCGGCATCGCCCCGCCGAGCAGCCCGCTTGCTCCGCCACCGGAATTGCCGGAAGACGACGAAGCGTCGTCCTGA
- a CDS encoding alpha/beta hydrolase, which produces MKSFLRTLACACFVSGCLIRLATAADPTPIDLWPAKAPGEVRELPPEQDVNKPTDKLIGDRKIIKLANVSTPQITVFEPPANLRTGCALIIAPGGGHSILAYDHEGTECAQYFAARGVTAIVLKYRVPARNPDKRWEAAVQDAQRGVSLVRSRAKDWKLDPQRIGILGFSAGGETAGLTAILHEQRQYQPVDKIDEVSCRPDFAALIYAGGFENKKNPWTLQDHVKVDSTTPPMFLIHAQDDGVSVANSVLLFSELKKAKIPAELHVYASGGHGYGMRQTGHPVNQWPDRCAEWLINQGFNTPTK; this is translated from the coding sequence ATGAAATCGTTTCTCCGCACACTCGCCTGCGCTTGCTTCGTGTCTGGTTGCCTCATTCGATTGGCAACCGCAGCAGATCCCACGCCGATCGATCTTTGGCCGGCGAAAGCCCCCGGCGAAGTGAGGGAGTTGCCTCCCGAACAGGACGTGAACAAGCCGACCGACAAGTTGATCGGCGATCGCAAAATCATCAAGCTGGCGAACGTCAGCACACCGCAGATCACCGTCTTCGAGCCGCCGGCCAATCTCCGCACCGGTTGTGCGCTCATCATCGCTCCGGGCGGTGGGCATAGCATTCTGGCTTACGACCACGAAGGAACCGAGTGTGCCCAGTACTTCGCCGCGCGGGGCGTGACAGCCATCGTGCTCAAGTATCGTGTGCCCGCTCGTAACCCCGACAAGCGCTGGGAAGCCGCGGTGCAAGATGCTCAGCGGGGGGTGAGCCTGGTTCGCAGCCGAGCGAAGGACTGGAAACTCGACCCGCAGCGAATCGGCATTCTCGGTTTCTCTGCAGGGGGCGAAACGGCCGGCCTGACTGCCATCCTCCACGAACAGCGGCAGTATCAACCCGTCGATAAAATTGACGAAGTAAGTTGCCGCCCCGATTTCGCAGCCCTCATCTATGCTGGCGGCTTCGAGAACAAGAAGAATCCCTGGACACTGCAAGACCACGTGAAGGTCGACAGCACCACGCCGCCGATGTTCCTCATTCACGCGCAGGACGACGGCGTTTCGGTAGCTAACTCCGTCCTTCTCTTCAGTGAACTGAAGAAGGCCAAGATCCCCGCCGAGTTGCATGTCTATGCCAGCGGCGGACATGGCTACGGCATGCGGCAAACGGGGCACCCGGTGAATCAGTGGCCCGACCGCTGTGCCGAGTGGCTCATCAATCAAGGCTTCAACACTCCGACGAAGTAA